The DNA region AAGAGACAGGACTGTCGCACGTGACTTGTCCTCCCTTGACTTGTTGGATTTATTAAATAGCACGGAGTACCACAAAGGGAAGAGCGGATGTGTGCTCTTTTATTCAGCTGGTTTCCTTGACTTACTAGATATTTCAaggatattatttttatatcaacaTTAAATTATTACAAAACCCAAAGTACTGTGAAAGAATGTTATCAGGTTATCAGAACCTATCAATATGAGATGACTCAGTGCCCAACCTCAGGGTTTGAATTCATTCCCTGGGACCTatgtggtagaaagaaagaactgactcccccaAGTTGTCTTTTGATTTACGCACACACATGATGACATGTGCTCACccctcacatacatgcatgcatgcatacatatgtacatacacatacatacgtacatatatatacactaatgaaatataaatataaaatataagccaAAAGATGGTTAAAAGTCTCAAGACCCGGTCTCAAGTTTCTGGCCATTCTACCtgcttcttttgtattttgctaTCATTGAAGAAACAATGTATCAGTTGGTTGGCTAGCAAAATTAGTCAAGAATTAGAAGACCTAACAGAGGAATTATGGGTGAGGAAGCAAGCTGATACAAGCATTCTCATGAGACATTAACTCTGCAACTTTCCATGTCTTTATCTAGAATGAAAATGATTTCCAAgtactggttttatttttatctgcacTTCCTAACTCAGTGCTCCCCTGTTTACATTTAAACCATATCAAGGCTCAACCAGTACAATTGTTAAAGGGTCATTTAACATGGAATTTAGAAATAAGTACTAAGGAAATTAACAGTCATAGTAGGTATATCTTTCCAAAATCTTTAAAGTAGTCATTGTCTAGCCAGAAAGCACTTATCAAAAAAGGAACAGTTTAAACTCACCAAAGAGATAGTAAGCCACCAAGTTTAATCTGCGTCTTGTTCACTTCTGTTATCACCCATGAGGGACTGCTTCCTGGCCAAGCTCTCTCATGATTCTGCAAAACCTTACCAATTCCTTTCTGCCCTGTTCTTGCCTCTTTCTatgccttctgtttgttttgtcttctccTGAAAGACAGGTAGGTTGGTCCCATCCTTCTCCCACAGAGCATCATCACCACTCTTTCATTTGCCTTCTGTCAGTTCTGGTAATCATTAAGATAGCTTCTCCCGAGAAGCTTGCTCTGGTTGGACTGTAAAATAGCACCCTTTATTTCTTCATAGCCGCAATGGCTACGTAATGATTTGTTTTCTCTATAACTTCTTTATCCCTCACTGGCACACAGCTTCACaagtttgtctgttttgttcattGCAATATGCCCAGGTGTCAGACCTATGTAGCAGACTGGGTGAATATCTGACCTCGTGCACCCATGCTGACTCTGTCATCAAGGTCTTAATTTCAGTGGTTTTTCAAGGACCTTTACTAAAGAAAGAGCCTACCTTCTGAGAAAAAGCCTTGCTCATGTTGGGGATGACCTGTGACCAGGAACATGATAGAACTAGGAAAGTTCTGGGTTCTCTGAACTATAAAGTAGTTACTTTATCTTATATGTAGGGTAGAAATGATGAAGCTAAAAGAGTGAAAACAAAGTCAGCTCCATCTATGAGCACTGTAATAATTTGATATTATAACATATTTAACATTATAACATACTTAACATTATGTgcatttaatattataatatatttcaatattaaaacatatttaacattACATGCATttaatattatgaaatatttaatgtTATACATAGTTAATATTATAATGtacttaatattataaaatattaaacattggaatatttaatattacatgtatttaatattttatttaatattaaaacatcTAGTGTtatgatatatttaatattatacatatttaatataatatattggGATATTCAATGTATTACTTTCACTAAAGAGGGCTTCATGGGACCACAAAGTGTAGGCAGGGAAAGCAAACGTAGTGAGGAGAAGGCTGAGGATGTGAGGATTGCATTTACCCACTAAGAGTTTCAGAGGGAGAGCAGCGGGAGAGGCCGCGGAGACTGAAAGCAGCAGTGTGGAATTGAGACTATGTGAGAAGAGGCCAGAGAGACTGAAAGCAGCAGTGTGGAATTGAGAATATGTGAGAAGAGGCCGCGGAGACTGAAAGCAGCAGGGTGGGATTGAGATTATGTGAGAAGGCGGCACTGTGGCAGCTTACCTTGTGTGCTCTCGCAAATGGTCCAGCTGTGACAGTTGAAGTTAACCAACTAAACTCCAAGCTCCCAACAGGCCTCTCTCAGGGGCCTTAGCCTCAGGCTGATGCCATGTCCTCCTACCCCCAGGAATAGCAGTTAGGCCAAGAGAACAAACTTGGGGCTTTGGGAGGGTTTGAAATGACAGGTATTGGTTGAGATACCAAGGGGCATTGCATTCATTACAGAACACCAGACAGAGGAGTCACATTCAAGCAGAGACTTAAATGATGACCAGGGATCAAAAGAGAGGAAATCAGACAAACATTTCTGCAGACCTAGAAATGACTGGACACTGTGGCTCGTGGGTCAGGAAGGAACCTGTCCAAAGCCAGCAATTTAGCTGCCTTGGTTTAGCTAACATGAGTCATCTCTGAAGAGTAGTAAGGCCATCGAATAGACAGTCTGGACAGGAAAAACTGAAGGGGCAGATTCTGAGAGAAGGGAAATCGACCGAGGAACTACTGTCAACTTAGGTGAACTTTTGGTGGTTGAGGAGAATGCCTTAgtgatgttcttttattttgacctttaaaaaaaaaaagattttatttttaattgtatatgtgtgtgtttgcgcacaggcacacatgcacaggtgcctgtggagatcagatatcctggagttggagttaaagCTGGAAATGAGCCACCAACTTGGTGCTCAGAATCAAActagagtcctctgcaagagcagcatggtacacacacacacacacacacacacacacacacacaaacacaaacacgcacacacgcacacacctacACAGGCGCACATACATGCTGGTGTCAGAGGAGaactcttcttccactatgtggcTTCTAGGGCTCATACTCAGATTATCAACTTATTCACATGTGCCTTTACCCAAAGGAGATGTGAGTCACTTGTAATTAAAATGCCAGCTTGCGGTTATGCAGCCGCCATATGAAGACTGACATTTGGGACATTTGTTACTGATGAGCCCACTCTGCACAGGTCAGATTGAGAGAAAAAGTATAAAGCTATATACCCCACAGCCCGCAGAAATGCCTGACCAGCACATACTTTTATACAACCTCTCCTTCCTTGTTTTTATCCCTGAAAATCCAGAGCGATTATATTCCTAAGCATAGGTTTGTGATTTGTACACACCATATTAATACTTGAAGACTCTATGACACAGGAAGCAAGACATTTGGTTTGTGCAAAACTAAAAactagtgtttttgtttgtttgttcttttcctttgtggAAGGAAAAAGGAGTGAACTATATGAAGAAAATCCTTGATTCTTCATGCCCCCAGACAATGCACTTGAAATTCGCTGCTGCTTACAACCTCGGAAGAGCTTATTTTGAAGGAAAAGGTGTGAAGCAATcggatgaggaagcagagaggtaaTCTTCCCTCGAGTTGAGCGTTTGTGCTGCTAAAATACTCAACCAAAGACTGAACCTCCCCTGTCGTCTCTTCCAGACTGTGGCTGTTTGCTGCCGACAATGGAAACCCAAAAGCTAGTGTGAAGGCCCAAAGTATTCTAGGGTTGTTCTATTCAATGAAAGAGCCCAAAGAGTTAGAAAAGGTAACTGCCCAACCCCACTTAAAACTTGTGTTTATTTTGGTTCTGCCAGAATCTCCAGCCTCAACCTTCTTCCTTTAATGCTAGCAGTATATCTAGATTAATAATTGTTTCACCAGTTCTCTTCAGAGAAGACACTGTGGAATGAGTAGGcttgggtatgtatgtgtaacgTCTCCTACACAGGGGAAGGAAGCTCACACTTGAGGATCTTGGGTCCCGCTTTCCACCATCTTGACAAATATCTGACGGAGCAACTCACTGCTCACCTCACTGTAGgcatgaagcagagacaggctgcTCCCTTCCAGCAGTGCTTCTCTATGCTTCAGAAGTGTGCTTCATCATCTCAGAGTTTCTCAACCTAATCAAATTGGCTGTCTAGATTGAGCATCAAAAGTATCGAAGCTCAGCTCAACCCTTTCCCATCTGGACAGCCTCTGCCTTTCTTGCGTTTACCAAAAGAGACTGTGGATGTGAGCACCTGTTGTATTCTAGAAAAGGTTACACAGGCAGAGCACTACActgcaaaaactaaaaaaaccaaaataatagtagtaaaaaaatttaaaaaaggaaagaaaaagaaaaatattcccaAAATCATGGTCAGACTCATTTGAGCAGGAGTAAAGCAGTGCTTCCTTTGATTTGAGGAAGTACTAAAGGTCGCTGTGAGTAAAGCACACGAGGATTTAAAAGCTAAAGCCACTGTATTTCTGACAAAATACACTCACaaaaatgattgaaaaaaaaatcacatgttcttttattttgacCTTTTAAAAGAATGACATGTAGGGCTGAATCCTACTGGTCAGGGAAAGGTTAATGGCAAATTCGTAAGAGACAGGTCTCAGTCAGGAATGTCCCAACAACCACTTAGAGTACTTTCTTTAAATCAGATTCAGTGTTAGGCAAATGGTCAAGTGATAATGAACCAGGATATAGAATTACCAAGGACCGAAGCACTTCTGTGTGAGAGAGATTACCTAGGTTAGGATGACGTCATCAGAAGACCTCCTCTAAATGCAAGTGGTTCTCTTCCTTAAGCTAGACCCTCAGACCACATAAACAAGACAGTTGGGCCCATAGGATAGCTCAGCGTTAAATGTGCCTGGCGTGaggcctgacgacctgagtttgattctcagaaccctcGTGAGAAAGGCGAGAACTTTACAAGGTCAGGTGTTTGGCTATCGGAATGAGAACATACAAGTACAGATGATGCGATGCTCAGCCTGAGTTGTCCTTGATCTTGGCAGCTAGCACCTGCTGAGATCCAGCCGGAACTCTCCGGTGGTCTGAGGACAAAGTGATCCCACAGACTCCTATGTTTGAACATTTATTTGGTCCAGGCTGGTGGCGCTGTTTTGGAGAGCTGTGGAATCTTTAGGAAGCGGAAGGAGGCGCAGCATGAGGTTTTATAGCCTGGTTCCACTTCCTacccaccctctgcttcctgaatgtgagCAGCCAAAGGCAATCAAAGTGAGCAgtcagctgcctcaagctcctgttgCCAGGCCTTCCTGGCCGCTGAGGGAGGGAACcgtgagccaaaacaaacaccTGAAGCTGCTGCTTGTCAGCTGCTTGGTCATAGCAGCAGGAAGACTCGCACAAGTCCAGCTCTTCTTTAGCATCACTGGGGATTCTGAGTGCACCTCCTTACCGGGCCACACCTTCCCTCAGTCCCTAGGTTATACCTTCTCCACCTTTACTCTGCCAAACTTGCAAAGCTTGAAACCCAAGACAGAGGACCTTCCTCTGCCAGGAGCAATGCACATGGCTTCCATGCCCATACATCCACATATAGTCCAGGACAACTAATTCTTGGAGATATGTCTAATAATTATACAATTagaattagatgttttcttctttctagaaCTCTCTCATAATTTCATCATGctgataataaaatgaaattgtggTTTCTCAGGCATTTTTCTGGCATTCGGAAGCTTGTGGCAATGGCAATCTGGAGTCCCAGGGTGCACTTGGTCTCATGTACTTTTATGGACAAGGAATCCGCCAAGACACTGATGCCGCCCTGCACTGCTTACGGGAAGCAGCTGAGCGAGGGAATGTCTATGCCCAGGGCACTCTTGTGGAGTACTACTACAAGATGAAGTTTTTTACCAAGTGTGTTTCGTTTTCCAAAAGGTGATTCCGAGTTCACTTTGTGTTGCTCTCCAGCCGACACAGATGGGTGGTTTATAGTGGATAGAAATTGTTTCTCACGTTTCTGGAGCCGAGAAGACTAAAACCAGGGTGCTGACAAGTTCTGCTGGCTGGTGAAACCTGCCTTCTCCAGAGGGGGAGGAATACTGTGTCCTCACGTGCAGATTGTCAAAGGGCAagcgccccaccccccacctcccaggcTTCTATGGAAGGGTATTAATCCCCTGAATGAATGTTGCAGGGGACATATTCTAGCCACAGTAACGTTTGAATGACAAGCTAGAGGTACTATCTTGGTGTCCTTGGTATTATCTTGGTATTAACTACTTGGTGTTCTATGCCAGACCTATCCAACAAAACTCCCTGCAGGGTTGAAATGACAGCTGCTCGATGACCTTGGATGCCACTGAGAACTGATTTAATCCAGTTACATTTTAAGTGAATAGCCAGTATGGCTAGTTACGACCACATTGGAATGTACAATTCTGTACCATTCACCTTCAGGATTTCCGAGCTCTTAGCTGAAGCGGGTTTCTCAGTGGAAGCACAGCTTTAGACATGCCTAGTAAGAAGTCTTGGTCTCTTTCTATATTCTCCACGCATGCAGCTCTATCGCTGTGTGGATGGAGAATGCT from Mastomys coucha isolate ucsf_1 unplaced genomic scaffold, UCSF_Mcou_1 pScaffold22, whole genome shotgun sequence includes:
- the Lrp2bp gene encoding LRP2-binding protein isoform X2 — encoded protein: MAYFLRGQLYFEEGWYQEALAQFEEIQEKDHQAIYQLGVMYYDGLGTTANAEKGVNYMKKILDSSCPQTMHLKFAAAYNLGRAYFEGKGVKQSDEEAERLWLFAADNGNPKASVKAQSILGLFYSMKEPKELEKAFFWHSEACGNGNLESQGALGLMYFYGQGIRQDTDAALHCLREAAERGNVYAQGTLVEYYYKMKFFTKCVSFSKRIADYDEVHDIPMIAHVTDCLPEFISKGMAMASFYYARCLQLGLGITKDEASAKDYYSKACRLNPTLADELHSLLIHQRI